A section of the Sedimentisphaera cyanobacteriorum genome encodes:
- a CDS encoding glycoside hydrolase family 88/105 protein — MYKSCLYVLSFCFTLLIVSSSIVSGAGDAALDNEETALLKKESILSNMRLANEYFMDKWPNPGEDTVTDRRRPSNIWTRGTYYEGLMALYRIEPEESQSQQYYDYAVEWGESHDWGMWGGTKTRNADNQCCGQTYIELYQIKPEPERIAKIKKSIDRMVSSEKIDDWNWIDAIQMAMPVFAKLGVVCGDDKYFGRMYEMYSYTRNKHGDSGLYNPEHGLWWRDKDFDPPYTTPNGKNCYWSRGNGWVYAALARVLDVLPENAPHRNEYIKDFKDMSKAIKEVQREDGFWDVSLHDPEHFGGRELSGTAFFVYGMAWGINNGLLEPADYMPAAIKGWVAMTEHALHTDGFLGYVQSTGKQPSDGQPVKYDKKPNFEDYALGAFLLAGSEIYRLAE, encoded by the coding sequence ATGTACAAAAGCTGTCTTTACGTATTGTCATTTTGTTTCACACTTCTTATCGTATCAAGCTCGATTGTCTCAGGTGCAGGCGATGCAGCCTTAGACAATGAAGAAACGGCGCTCTTGAAAAAAGAGAGCATCCTCAGCAATATGCGGCTTGCAAATGAGTATTTCATGGATAAATGGCCGAACCCGGGCGAGGATACTGTTACCGACAGGCGAAGACCGAGCAATATCTGGACTCGCGGAACATATTACGAAGGGCTTATGGCGCTTTACAGAATCGAGCCGGAAGAAAGCCAAAGTCAGCAATACTATGATTATGCAGTAGAGTGGGGCGAATCGCACGACTGGGGCATGTGGGGAGGCACCAAAACCCGAAACGCAGATAATCAATGCTGCGGCCAAACCTATATCGAGCTGTATCAGATAAAGCCCGAGCCTGAAAGGATCGCCAAGATCAAAAAGAGCATTGATCGTATGGTGAGCAGCGAAAAAATTGACGACTGGAACTGGATCGATGCGATTCAGATGGCGATGCCCGTTTTTGCAAAGCTCGGGGTGGTATGCGGGGATGATAAGTATTTCGGGAGGATGTATGAGATGTATTCCTATACCAGAAACAAACACGGCGACAGCGGTCTCTACAATCCCGAACATGGATTGTGGTGGAGAGATAAGGATTTCGACCCGCCATACACAACCCCTAACGGGAAAAACTGCTACTGGTCTCGGGGAAACGGCTGGGTGTATGCTGCGCTTGCAAGGGTGCTGGATGTGCTTCCGGAAAACGCGCCGCACAGGAACGAATACATCAAGGATTTCAAAGATATGTCTAAGGCGATTAAAGAGGTTCAGCGGGAAGACGGGTTCTGGGACGTAAGCCTCCACGACCCCGAGCATTTCGGCGGCAGGGAGCTCAGCGGAACCGCTTTCTTTGTTTACGGGATGGCTTGGGGAATCAATAACGGCCTGCTCGAGCCCGCTGATTATATGCCCGCTGCAATTAAGGGCTGGGTCGCTATGACTGAACACGCCCTGCACACAGACGGTTTTCTCGGATATGTCCAGAGCACTGGCAAGCAGCCCTCGGACGGCCAGCCTGTAAAATACGATAAAAAGCCGAATTTTGAGGATTACGCCCTCGGGGCATTCCTCCTTGCAGGCAGCGAGATTTATAGACTTGCTGAGTAA
- a CDS encoding YggS family pyridoxal phosphate-dependent enzyme, with translation MSKIEEKLNIVEENIQAACERAGRSRDELRLVAVTKTAAPEQVVEAVRLGCTNLGENRLQHFSEIRQAAENSEEISELLPGVRWHMIGHMQRNKAKHFLPLMDMLHSLESLKLAGVLNKLLAEQRRKLEAFIQINCSREEQKYGVPASEAAEFAARLAEHENIIPAGIMTMAVFEASEKHLHETFALARETLTKARKALPENLREGFSRLSMGMTNDYKIAVEEGATDLRIGSAIFA, from the coding sequence ATGAGCAAGATCGAAGAAAAATTGAATATCGTAGAAGAGAATATCCAAGCCGCCTGTGAAAGGGCAGGCCGGAGCAGGGATGAGCTGCGCCTTGTTGCTGTTACGAAAACCGCAGCGCCCGAGCAGGTGGTAGAGGCGGTTCGCCTGGGCTGCACCAACCTCGGGGAAAACCGCCTCCAGCATTTCTCCGAAATCAGGCAGGCCGCAGAAAACAGCGAAGAAATATCAGAGCTTCTGCCCGGCGTCCGCTGGCATATGATCGGCCATATGCAGAGAAACAAGGCCAAACACTTCCTCCCGCTGATGGATATGCTCCATTCGCTCGAATCGCTTAAGCTTGCCGGCGTTTTGAATAAGCTCCTCGCAGAACAGAGGAGAAAGCTTGAGGCGTTCATTCAAATAAACTGCTCCCGCGAAGAGCAAAAGTACGGCGTGCCTGCGAGCGAGGCTGCAGAATTCGCCGCAAGGCTCGCAGAGCATGAGAACATTATACCCGCCGGCATTATGACTATGGCAGTTTTCGAGGCCAGCGAGAAACACCTCCATGAAACATTCGCCCTCGCACGTGAAACACTGACAAAAGCACGAAAAGCACTTCCCGAAAACCTCAGAGAAGGCTTCTCACGCCTGAGCATGGGGATGACAAACGACTACAAAATCGCTGTGGAAGAAGGGGCAACAGACCTCCGCATCGGCTCGGCCATATTCGCCTGA
- a CDS encoding DUF262 domain-containing protein, whose product MGYAVTGFQQEIMMANFGFGSRNETFTEMFGNGRGFYVPKFQRDYSWGEEQWDDFWQDLAELQASGEKGSQEPGESFHYMGYLVLEGSGGKNFRIIDGQQRITTINLMILSALKVLRGLSDQENSENEQREEQIRNRFIGEMDYVSLLTNRKLHLNANNDRFYEQTLVQLEDMPARRLSKSNDLLKKAFNWYYERIAESCKTSIDIANFISRLTEQLFFTTIYVRDEINAYSVFETLNARGVQLSPTDLVKNYFFSIVDNNAEYFDAVDRDWREIIEILQSEQIPDFLRIYWNSRRKLCRKSRLFKSLKKEIKSEKQVFDFLRDFRNNADIYRVFKNPEEGDLDPEQKMLLKELKLFRVKQPYPLLLRCFKMFKTSDFTKILKACSILSFRYNVICGLNPNEQEKEYNKICLELDHEKEAGFVIERLREIMPPDETFKSHFETKTLPKSRNKIARYILLELPKSRNKLDISFESSKYDIEHILPTNPQEENWQEFSSENLNIFSERIGNLCLLKKKENQHLGNKPYIYKLDVYKNSKFKTTQAIAEYYPQHWTPEAIDSRQKEMARLACEIWRF is encoded by the coding sequence ATGGGTTATGCAGTAACCGGTTTTCAGCAGGAAATAATGATGGCAAATTTTGGCTTCGGATCAAGGAACGAAACCTTTACCGAAATGTTCGGTAACGGCAGGGGCTTCTATGTGCCGAAATTCCAAAGGGACTACAGCTGGGGCGAAGAGCAGTGGGACGATTTCTGGCAGGACCTCGCAGAGCTTCAGGCATCGGGTGAGAAAGGCTCGCAGGAGCCTGGCGAATCCTTCCATTATATGGGATATCTTGTGCTTGAGGGCTCCGGCGGGAAAAACTTCCGCATAATCGACGGCCAGCAGAGAATCACCACAATAAACCTTATGATACTCTCTGCCTTGAAGGTTCTCAGAGGCCTCAGCGACCAAGAAAACAGCGAAAACGAGCAGAGAGAAGAGCAGATTAGAAACCGTTTCATAGGCGAGATGGATTATGTTTCGCTTCTAACAAACAGAAAGCTCCATCTCAACGCAAACAACGACCGTTTTTACGAACAAACGCTCGTGCAGCTTGAGGATATGCCCGCAAGGAGGCTGAGCAAGTCTAACGATCTGCTGAAGAAGGCCTTTAACTGGTATTATGAACGTATCGCCGAAAGCTGCAAGACCAGCATAGATATCGCAAACTTCATAAGCCGTCTTACCGAGCAGCTCTTTTTCACAACCATCTATGTGCGTGATGAGATAAACGCATACTCAGTTTTTGAAACGCTCAATGCAAGAGGCGTGCAGCTCTCGCCGACAGATCTTGTGAAGAATTATTTCTTCTCAATCGTTGATAACAACGCAGAATATTTTGATGCCGTTGACAGAGACTGGAGAGAGATAATAGAAATCCTGCAGTCTGAGCAGATCCCCGATTTTCTGAGGATATACTGGAACAGCAGAAGAAAGCTTTGCAGAAAGAGCCGGCTTTTCAAATCGCTCAAGAAAGAAATAAAAAGCGAAAAGCAGGTTTTTGATTTTCTCAGAGATTTCCGGAACAACGCAGATATCTACAGGGTGTTCAAAAATCCCGAAGAGGGCGATTTAGACCCCGAACAGAAGATGCTGCTCAAAGAGCTTAAGCTCTTCAGGGTAAAACAGCCCTACCCGCTTCTGCTGAGATGTTTTAAGATGTTTAAGACCTCTGATTTTACCAAAATCCTCAAGGCCTGCAGCATTCTTTCATTCAGGTATAATGTTATCTGCGGGCTTAATCCAAATGAGCAGGAAAAGGAGTACAACAAAATCTGTCTTGAGCTCGACCATGAAAAAGAGGCAGGATTTGTGATTGAAAGGCTTAGGGAGATTATGCCTCCCGACGAGACCTTCAAATCACATTTTGAAACTAAAACGCTGCCGAAAAGCAGGAACAAAATTGCAAGATATATCCTGCTTGAGCTGCCGAAAAGCAGGAACAAATTGGACATAAGCTTTGAAAGCAGTAAGTACGATATCGAGCATATACTTCCGACAAACCCGCAAGAGGAAAACTGGCAGGAATTCAGCAGCGAAAACCTCAATATCTTCAGCGAGCGAATCGGAAACCTCTGCCTGCTTAAAAAGAAAGAAAACCAGCATCTGGGCAATAAACCATACATATACAAGCTCGATGTTTACAAAAACAGCAAATTTAAAACAACACAGGCAATAGCAGAGTACTATCCGCAGCACTGGACACCTGAAGCGATAGATTCAAGGCAGAAGGAAATGGCAAGGCTTGCCTGCGAAATATGGCGGTTTTGA
- a CDS encoding tRNA dihydrouridine synthase: MLKIGDLTLSCPLISAPLSGYTNWAMRNICRDFGAELTFPGVFLAKSAAMPKVLSKQCFRPYPGEELLGAQIMGTDPEIMAKAAKDLERTGYKLLDLNFACPAPKVLRRGRGGHMLSKPEAVGEIFERVRGSISLPISVKLRTGFDSSPESLESFYQICEKLSRLGADALVIHGRTTLQKYSGSANWEPIYEIKRLHPELTVIGSGDIFSPESAAEKLNAGLDGVLLARGIVGNPWLISEARAIVEGREKPAPPTVQEAGEVMIRHIRLLQQIQEEGRVTRFFRKFASQYCKRHPERKKVVLEIMEAEIETQLLEIIKRNFNC, encoded by the coding sequence ATGCTGAAAATCGGAGACTTAACATTATCGTGTCCGCTGATATCTGCCCCGCTCAGCGGCTATACAAACTGGGCAATGCGAAATATCTGCAGGGACTTCGGGGCAGAGCTCACTTTCCCCGGGGTGTTTCTGGCAAAATCCGCAGCGATGCCGAAGGTGCTAAGCAAGCAGTGCTTCAGGCCTTATCCGGGAGAGGAGCTTCTCGGCGCCCAGATTATGGGCACAGACCCCGAGATTATGGCAAAGGCAGCCAAGGATCTCGAACGCACGGGCTACAAGCTTTTAGACCTCAATTTCGCCTGCCCAGCACCGAAGGTTTTGAGGCGGGGAAGAGGCGGTCATATGCTCTCGAAGCCTGAGGCCGTGGGCGAGATTTTCGAGAGGGTGCGCGGGAGCATCAGCCTGCCGATATCTGTAAAGCTCAGGACAGGCTTCGACAGCAGCCCAGAATCGCTTGAGAGCTTTTATCAAATCTGCGAAAAGCTCAGCCGGCTCGGGGCAGATGCGCTGGTTATCCACGGGCGGACAACGCTCCAGAAGTATTCCGGCTCTGCGAACTGGGAGCCGATATATGAAATCAAACGCCTTCATCCCGAGCTAACTGTAATCGGCAGCGGCGATATCTTTTCCCCCGAGTCTGCAGCTGAAAAGCTCAATGCCGGCTTAGACGGCGTTTTGCTTGCAAGGGGGATCGTGGGAAATCCATGGCTGATAAGCGAGGCAAGAGCGATTGTCGAAGGCAGAGAAAAACCGGCCCCGCCCACCGTTCAGGAGGCTGGCGAGGTGATGATTAGGCATATCAGGCTTCTGCAGCAGATTCAGGAGGAGGGAAGGGTAACGAGATTCTTCCGAAAGTTCGCCTCTCAGTACTGCAAACGGCATCCAGAGAGGAAGAAGGTGGTGCTGGAAATTATGGAGGCAGAAATAGAAACGCAGCTTCTCGAGATAATCAAACGAAATTTCAACTGCTGA
- a CDS encoding virulence RhuM family protein: protein MSGSQDKNLSGQNDIIIYNSPDGKSSVRLYSKDGTLWLNQYQIAELFATSKQNIGQHIAKILNDKELDKNSVVKNYFTTADDGKNYSVTYYALDMILAIGFRVRGKRGTQFRTWANRNLKEYMVKGFVVDDERLKNPDGRPDYFDELLERIRDIRASKKSFYQKLKDLFSLSSDYDKTDKAAQMFFAETQNKLIYAVTGKTAAELIVSRADADKPNMALTSWEGSIVRKRDIFTAKNYLFKDEIDTLSRLVTVFLETAELRAKERRDLTLDFWRDNAKRIIQLSDRKILKDRGSVSNKQMEETARQIYQQFDEKRKAFEARKADLEEIREIENQVEKRSQH from the coding sequence ATGTCAGGCAGTCAGGATAAGAATTTGAGCGGGCAGAACGATATAATTATCTATAACAGCCCAGACGGCAAGTCTTCAGTGCGGCTTTATTCCAAAGACGGCACGCTATGGCTCAATCAGTATCAGATTGCTGAACTTTTTGCCACCTCTAAGCAAAACATTGGCCAGCATATAGCTAAAATACTAAATGACAAAGAGTTAGACAAAAATTCAGTTGTAAAGAATTACTTTACAACTGCCGATGACGGCAAAAATTACAGCGTTACTTATTACGCTCTTGATATGATTTTGGCGATTGGTTTCCGAGTAAGAGGAAAGAGAGGCACCCAATTCAGGACTTGGGCAAACCGAAACCTCAAGGAGTATATGGTTAAAGGGTTTGTGGTTGACGATGAAAGGCTTAAAAATCCTGACGGGAGACCGGATTATTTCGACGAGCTTTTAGAGCGAATACGTGATATACGGGCATCGAAAAAAAGTTTTTATCAGAAACTTAAAGATTTGTTTTCTTTGAGCAGCGATTATGACAAAACAGATAAAGCAGCGCAGATGTTCTTCGCTGAAACGCAGAATAAACTCATCTATGCCGTTACCGGCAAAACTGCCGCTGAGCTTATTGTCTCCAGAGCCGATGCTGATAAGCCCAATATGGCTCTTACCTCTTGGGAAGGCTCTATAGTGCGAAAGAGGGATATTTTTACTGCTAAAAATTATCTCTTCAAAGATGAAATCGACACACTGAGCCGACTTGTAACAGTATTTTTGGAGACAGCAGAATTAAGGGCAAAAGAACGCAGAGATTTAACGCTCGATTTCTGGCGGGATAATGCCAAAAGAATCATCCAGCTTAGCGATAGGAAGATACTCAAAGACCGGGGTTCGGTAAGCAATAAACAGATGGAAGAAACGGCAAGGCAGATATACCAGCAATTTGATGAAAAAAGAAAAGCTTTTGAGGCTCGAAAAGCAGACTTGGAAGAAATTAGAGAAATAGAAAACCAAGTCGAAAAGAGATCTCAGCATTAA
- a CDS encoding recombinase family protein, with translation MKTDIPKTIRCAIYTRKSTDEGLEQEFNSLHAQREAAEAYITSQKSQGWTCLPDQYDDGGFTGGNMDRPALGRMLADIDAGLIDCVVVYKVDRLSRSLMDFAKILERFESKGVSFVSVTQQFNTTTSMGRLTLNILLSFAQFEREVISERTRDKIAMARKRGKYTGGRPVLGYDISAEVGKLVINEIEAERVRTIFDMYLRLGSVLPVVEELRRFGWHTKEWVTRKGTVHKGHPYDKNRVHALLKNPIYTGKMQYDGVLYEGEHEAIITEEIFKQAQRQLAANRNVPTCAKPNKHGGILKGIIRCKTCGCGMSHSYSKKADGRRYRYYICNNATKTGWKNCPHPSLPAAEMTNETTFAGAGWDFDKSDGTADWFMNGYPQLTWQPPAEKVDFDELLTLTEYWLFTGCTSDQPCTSADWYTDGKINLLDFRQLALSWMGEDMIFQPRSVMTDDFETGDFTALDWDDYYTDWIIDDSTVFEGNFSARSKVITNNQRSDMYVEVDTTGFDRISFVCKVSSELEDDYLYFYIDGVVQQRWSGESNWQLQTFEVTEGVHSFMWTFADDASTIGGANAAWVDNIRLFKAE, from the coding sequence ATGAAAACAGATATACCCAAGACAATCCGCTGCGCCATTTACACTCGTAAATCGACCGATGAAGGACTGGAGCAGGAATTCAATTCATTGCATGCCCAACGTGAAGCAGCAGAAGCCTATATCACCAGCCAGAAATCTCAAGGCTGGACATGCCTGCCGGATCAATATGATGATGGCGGTTTCACCGGAGGCAATATGGATAGACCCGCATTAGGCCGCATGCTGGCTGACATCGATGCCGGTTTAATTGACTGCGTGGTTGTCTATAAGGTTGACCGGTTGAGTCGTTCGCTGATGGATTTTGCAAAAATTCTGGAACGCTTCGAATCCAAGGGGGTGTCATTTGTTTCGGTTACACAGCAGTTTAATACAACCACCAGCATGGGGCGGCTGACGTTGAACATTCTTCTCTCGTTCGCGCAGTTCGAGCGTGAGGTTATTTCTGAACGTACACGCGATAAGATTGCCATGGCACGCAAGCGAGGTAAATACACTGGCGGCAGGCCAGTGCTCGGATACGACATTTCGGCAGAAGTCGGCAAGCTCGTCATTAATGAGATCGAAGCTGAGCGAGTGCGGACGATTTTTGATATGTACCTGCGGCTCGGCAGTGTCCTACCGGTAGTTGAAGAACTCCGCCGGTTCGGCTGGCATACCAAGGAATGGGTTACCCGAAAAGGCACAGTACATAAAGGCCACCCATACGACAAGAATCGCGTTCATGCCTTGCTGAAAAATCCTATCTATACAGGCAAAATGCAATACGATGGCGTTCTTTACGAAGGCGAACACGAAGCTATCATTACCGAAGAAATCTTCAAGCAGGCGCAACGCCAACTTGCCGCCAATCGCAATGTGCCAACCTGCGCCAAGCCCAACAAACATGGCGGGATATTGAAAGGCATCATTCGCTGCAAAACCTGCGGCTGCGGGATGAGCCACTCGTATTCTAAAAAGGCCGACGGGCGGCGATACCGTTATTATATCTGTAACAATGCCACGAAGACTGGTTGGAAGAATTGCCCGCATCCGTCACTGCCAGCTGCTGAGATGACAAATGAAACAACCTTTGCCGGTGCCGGCTGGGATTTTGACAAAAGTGATGGAACTGCCGACTGGTTCATGAACGGTTATCCTCAATTGACCTGGCAGCCGCCTGCAGAGAAAGTTGACTTTGATGAACTTCTGACTCTGACAGAGTACTGGCTGTTCACAGGTTGCACCTCGGATCAGCCGTGTACTAGTGCCGATTGGTACACAGATGGCAAAATTAATTTGCTTGATTTTAGACAGTTGGCATTAAGCTGGATGGGTGAGGATATGATCTTTCAGCCGCGGTCTGTTATGACCGATGATTTTGAAACAGGTGATTTTACTGCTCTGGACTGGGACGACTACTATACTGATTGGATCATTGATGATAGCACTGTTTTTGAGGGAAACTTTAGTGCCCGTTCAAAAGTGATTACTAACAATCAAAGAAGTGATATGTATGTAGAAGTCGATACTACCGGTTTTGACCGTATTAGTTTTGTTTGTAAAGTTTCAAGCGAACTTGAAGATGATTACTTGTATTTCTATATCGATGGAGTTGTTCAGCAAAGGTGGAGCGGCGAAAGCAATTGGCAGTTACAAACATTTGAAGTAACCGAAGGCGTGCATTCTTTTATGTGGACTTTTGCAGATGATGCCTCAACAATTGGTGGAGCCAATGCCGCATGGGTCGACAATATAAGACTATTCAAAGCCGAGTAA
- a CDS encoding DUF2924 domain-containing protein: MNMTIEQHQKRLEKLSIAELREEYEKVFGEITTSRHARHIIKRILWQMQANAYGGLSEEALERANKLADLNRLRMTSPRPKPPSEDAQTVSRTLPQTITSNQSDVAPGTQLERMYKGQRIVVTIMENGVRFNGQLYRSLSAVAKEVTGTHWNGKLFFGLKKKKGNK; encoded by the coding sequence ATGAATATGACAATTGAACAACACCAGAAACGCCTTGAGAAGCTCTCTATCGCCGAGCTGCGGGAAGAGTATGAGAAGGTCTTCGGTGAGATCACTACCAGCCGCCACGCCAGGCATATCATAAAGCGGATTCTCTGGCAGATGCAGGCAAACGCCTATGGCGGGCTTTCAGAAGAAGCTCTGGAGCGGGCAAATAAGCTGGCTGACCTGAATCGGCTTCGTATGACTTCACCACGGCCAAAACCACCCTCGGAGGACGCTCAGACCGTCAGCCGGACGCTGCCGCAGACAATCACTTCGAATCAGTCTGACGTTGCACCGGGGACACAACTTGAGCGGATGTACAAAGGCCAGCGCATTGTGGTAACCATCATGGAAAACGGAGTGCGATTTAATGGCCAGCTCTATCGCAGTTTGTCGGCTGTCGCCAAAGAGGTCACCGGTACACATTGGAATGGCAAGCTCTTCTTCGGGCTAAAGAAAAAGAAAGGCAATAAATGA
- the cysS gene encoding cysteine--tRNA ligase, with product MSLKIYNSLTREKESFKPINEGSVGMYVCGPTVYGDAHLGHAKSYVSFDIIARYIEYLGYDLTYVQNITDVGHLTDDADEGEDKLAVAAKKQKKHPMALAEYYTASYFEDMDKLNCRRPDISPRATGHIPEQIELIEKLIDAGHAYEVNGSVYFDVTSFKGYGKLSGRNLEDMLSGTRVDVKSEKKHPADFALWKKAEPNHIMQWKSPWGMGYPGWHLECSVMSMKYLGDTIDIHGGGLENKFPHHECEIAQSEAVTECPFVKYWLHNNMVTVDGTKMGKSLNNFINLKQVFAGSHERLSKAYDPLAVRMLILNSHYRSPLDFSDAALSAAESGLDKISSAVKAVRRAAEKAPEGEMNPKVQKQLEGLRHRFEKAMNDDFNTSVALSVLYELVKLAEKEAGKANRASLNAVDELFSSLGGDVLGVVRESYPEDSKALTDLADYLMQDVIEKRAKARAEKNFQEADRIRDEMAKFGVTFKDTPNGTEWVMQ from the coding sequence ATGAGCTTAAAAATATATAATTCGCTAACCAGAGAGAAAGAGAGCTTCAAGCCGATCAATGAAGGTTCAGTTGGTATGTACGTATGCGGGCCTACCGTTTACGGCGATGCCCACCTCGGACACGCAAAAAGCTACGTAAGCTTCGACATCATCGCCCGATACATCGAATACCTCGGCTACGATCTGACATACGTTCAGAACATAACAGACGTAGGCCATCTCACAGACGACGCCGACGAAGGGGAAGACAAGCTTGCAGTGGCGGCGAAGAAGCAGAAAAAGCATCCGATGGCGCTGGCCGAATACTACACCGCCAGCTACTTCGAGGATATGGACAAGCTCAACTGCCGCAGGCCGGATATCAGCCCGAGGGCCACAGGGCACATCCCCGAGCAGATAGAGCTTATCGAAAAACTTATAGACGCCGGCCACGCATACGAGGTGAACGGCTCGGTATATTTCGATGTTACAAGCTTCAAAGGCTACGGCAAGCTCTCCGGCAGGAATCTTGAGGATATGCTCAGCGGAACGCGTGTGGATGTGAAATCGGAAAAGAAGCACCCCGCAGACTTCGCCCTTTGGAAAAAGGCAGAGCCGAACCATATAATGCAGTGGAAGAGCCCTTGGGGGATGGGATATCCGGGCTGGCATCTGGAATGCTCGGTGATGAGTATGAAGTATCTCGGGGATACAATCGACATCCACGGCGGCGGGCTGGAGAATAAATTCCCGCACCACGAATGCGAAATCGCCCAGTCCGAAGCGGTAACCGAATGCCCCTTCGTGAAATACTGGCTGCACAACAATATGGTTACCGTTGATGGAACGAAGATGGGCAAAAGCCTGAACAACTTCATCAACCTGAAGCAGGTGTTCGCCGGCAGCCATGAACGTCTCAGCAAGGCCTACGACCCGCTTGCTGTTCGTATGCTGATCCTCAACAGCCACTACCGAAGCCCTCTGGACTTCTCCGATGCGGCTCTTTCTGCGGCGGAAAGCGGGCTCGATAAGATATCTTCGGCTGTGAAGGCCGTTAGAAGGGCGGCCGAGAAGGCCCCTGAAGGCGAGATGAATCCGAAGGTGCAAAAGCAGCTTGAGGGCCTTCGCCACCGCTTCGAGAAGGCGATGAACGACGATTTCAACACGAGTGTTGCGCTGTCTGTGCTGTATGAGCTGGTAAAGCTTGCAGAAAAGGAAGCGGGCAAAGCAAACAGGGCATCGCTTAATGCAGTTGATGAGCTCTTCAGCTCGCTGGGCGGGGATGTGCTGGGCGTTGTGCGCGAGAGCTACCCCGAAGATTCCAAAGCGCTTACAGACCTCGCAGACTACCTTATGCAGGATGTAATCGAGAAACGCGCCAAGGCCAGAGCCGAGAAAAACTTCCAAGAGGCAGACCGCATAAGAGACGAGATGGCAAAGTTCGGCGTTACCTTCAAAGACACCCCAAACGGAACTGAATGGGTTATGCAGTAA
- a CDS encoding uroporphyrinogen decarboxylase family protein, with the protein MTGRERVLNAIRCRETDRIPWVPFVGSHAASLLGIGAEEYFKSAELISEGAQLAIERYKPDGLPVTFDLQIEAEVLGCDVKYSQDNPPAVFGHPLTKGKKLEELWMPQKDEGRIKTVLQAAETIRQKNPDIALYATITGPFTLALHLLGTDIFMKMFEDVDYVKQLIAYCSEVAKKMSEYYIHAGCDIIALVDPMTSQIGPDMFKQFVSPYASEIFEFIRANGAAGSFFVCGHAQQNIEAMRDCKPENISIDENISLEFVKQKCEGMQVSFGGNLQLTTVLLLGSETDSAKDAVRCIDSAGKTGFILAPGCDLPYATPPKNLEAVTKVVQDEYEQQIARNMPDESIKFEDISLPNYQDTQKVTVNVITLDSEACAPCQYMVDAVKAVCGKFGDKVEWQEHKIKTRDGLKVMAALGVQNIPTVCIDGEISFISRIPPKEELEEVIRKKLQKKAESV; encoded by the coding sequence ATGACAGGCAGAGAAAGAGTACTAAACGCTATCAGGTGCAGAGAAACCGACCGCATACCTTGGGTTCCTTTTGTGGGCAGCCATGCGGCCTCGCTTCTGGGAATAGGAGCGGAGGAGTATTTCAAATCAGCGGAGCTTATCTCCGAGGGAGCTCAGCTGGCGATAGAGAGATACAAACCCGACGGATTGCCGGTAACATTCGATCTCCAGATAGAGGCTGAAGTGCTCGGATGCGACGTTAAATACTCGCAGGACAATCCGCCGGCTGTATTCGGACACCCGCTGACTAAAGGCAAAAAACTCGAAGAGCTTTGGATGCCCCAAAAGGATGAGGGCAGGATTAAGACTGTTCTGCAAGCCGCCGAGACAATAAGACAGAAGAATCCGGATATCGCACTTTACGCAACAATCACAGGGCCTTTCACGCTTGCCCTGCACCTTCTCGGCACTGATATATTTATGAAAATGTTTGAGGATGTGGATTACGTAAAGCAGCTGATCGCATACTGCAGCGAAGTTGCCAAGAAAATGAGCGAATACTATATTCACGCCGGCTGCGATATTATTGCACTGGTTGACCCGATGACAAGCCAGATTGGCCCGGATATGTTCAAGCAGTTTGTTTCTCCCTATGCCTCAGAAATATTTGAGTTTATCAGGGCAAACGGTGCGGCCGGTTCATTCTTTGTTTGCGGGCATGCCCAGCAGAATATCGAGGCAATGCGGGACTGCAAACCGGAAAACATCTCTATAGACGAAAATATCTCTCTTGAATTTGTGAAACAGAAGTGTGAGGGGATGCAGGTGAGCTTTGGCGGAAACCTCCAGCTCACTACAGTTCTGCTTCTCGGCTCGGAGACTGATTCAGCTAAAGATGCTGTGCGGTGCATTGACAGCGCAGGGAAAACCGGTTTCATCCTTGCCCCGGGATGCGATCTGCCCTATGCAACGCCGCCAAAAAATCTCGAGGCGGTTACGAAGGTGGTGCAGGATGAATACGAACAGCAAATCGCTAGAAATATGCCCGATGAGAGCATTAAATTCGAGGATATAAGCCTGCCGAATTATCAGGACACTCAGAAGGTAACGGTAAACGTTATCACTTTAGACTCCGAGGCCTGCGCGCCCTGCCAGTATATGGTGGATGCGGTAAAAGCGGTCTGCGGAAAATTCGGAGACAAAGTGGAATGGCAGGAACACAAAATCAAAACACGCGACGGGCTTAAAGTTATGGCGGCTCTGGGCGTTCAGAATATCCCCACCGTCTGCATTGACGGTGAGATTTCGTTCATCTCAAGAATCCCGCCTAAAGAGGAGCTTGAAGAGGTTATAAGGAAAAAGCTCCAGAAGAAGGCTGAATCTGTTTGA